A region of Panicum virgatum strain AP13 chromosome 8N, P.virgatum_v5, whole genome shotgun sequence DNA encodes the following proteins:
- the LOC120686621 gene encoding disease resistance protein RGA5-like isoform X1: MYELPPLSDTDSERLFYKRIFNKEEEIQSELKEVSRKILKKCGGIPLAIITAASMLASIPNKTKYEWYGVYNSMGSGLEKDKTLENMRAILSLSYADLPCYLKPCLLFVSIFPEDSEILCSWLVNMWVAEGFVKEKKGKTLYEVGESYLNELFNRNMLQPLRIDEHGRAIWCRVHDIILDLIISLSAQENFVTISEDLRLMPSPCKVRRLSLQRRKVDTEEHREQDSKTDEVIVQGAVDMSHVRSLIEFSDASDSVPLSLSRFSVLRVLCLNLFPRNNHPKVIGTFHHLRYLKLGGLLETELLEQIGNLQLLKTLNLRAASIKELPANIVQLRQLENLLIRWRVGLPDGIGSL, translated from the coding sequence ATGTATGAACTACCTCCTCTCTCCGACACAGATTCAGAAAGGCTGTTCTATAAAAGGATATTTAACAAAGAGGAAGAAATTCAATCTGAACTGAAAGAGGTTTCCAGGAAAATTCTGAAGAAATGTGGTGGCATACCCTTAGCTATCATTACGGCAGCCAGTATGTTGGCTAGTATACCAAACAAAACAAAGTATGAATGGTACGGTGTATACAATTCTATGGGTTCTGGGCTTGAAAAGGATAAGACTCTAGAGAACATGCGAGCGATATTATCGCTTAGTTATGCTGATCTACCTTGCTATCTAAAACCTTGTTTGCTGTTTGTAAGCATCTTTCCTGAGGATTCCGAGATTCTATGTTCCTGGTTGGTGAATATGTGGGTAGCGGAAGGATTTGTTAAAGAAAAGAAGGGGAAAACTCTTTATGAAGTAGGAGAGAGTTACTTAAATGAGCTATTTAATAGAAACATGCTTCAGCCGTTGAGGATAGATGAACACGGCAGAGCAATATGGTGCCGTGTACATGATATCATACTTGATCTCATCATTTCCCTTTCAGCTCAAGAAAATTTTGTCACAATATCAGAAGATCTGCGGCTCATGCCTTCACCGTGCAAAGTCAGGCGGTTATCGCTGCAGAGAAGGAAGGTAGACACAGAGGAACATAGAGAACAAGATAGCAAGACAGATGAAGTGATTGTTCAAGGAGCTGTAGACATGTCTCATGTGAGGTCACTCATTGAATTTAGCGATGCTTCAGACTCGGTGCCATTATCTCTTTCAAGGTTTTCAGTTCTGCGTGTTCTGTGTTTGAACCTTTTCCCAAGGAACAACCATCCTAAGGTTATAGGGACTTTCCATCATTTGAGGTACCTGAAGCTAGGTGGTCTGCTTGAAACAGAGCTTCTAGAACAAATTGGAAACCTACAGCTTCTCAAGACACTGAATTTACGTGCAGCATCCATAAAAGAATTGCCAGCAAATATTGTTCAGCTAAGGCAACTTGAGAATCTGCTTATTCGCTGGCGGGTGGGATTGCCAGATGGGATTGGGAGTTTATGA
- the LOC120686621 gene encoding disease resistance protein Pik-2-like isoform X2, which yields MELAMAAVSSFLPKLGTLLTDEYKLQNGVRGEIKFLGAEMESMQAALKKVSELPAHQIDDDVEIWARELKELSYDIEDSVDTFMVRVDASVCTTKPHSFRRFFDRAIGLLTKAKIRRRIATNMVEIKTRLHAAADRRARYKFEDFVVRPDSTVVDFRLPALYEDAKNLVGIDGSAEKLTALLMHGEGAQRQQLMVVSIAGVGGLGKTTLANSAFQRLRGDFESQAFVSVSLKPDIKKIFSSILRRVSGME from the coding sequence ATGGAACTCGCCATGGCGGCAGTGAGCAGCTTCCTCCCCAAGCTGGGCACCCTCCTCACCGATGAATACAAGCTGCAGAACGGGGTGAGGGGGGAGATCAAGTTCCTGGGAGCCGAGATGGAGAGCATGCAGGCTGCTCTCAAGAAGGTGTCCGAGCTACCGGCTCACCAGATCGATGATGATGTAGAGATCTGGGCGAGGGAATTGAAGGAGCTGTCCTACGACATCGAGGATAGCGTCGACACTTTCATGGTGCGTGTTGATGCTTCTGTGTGCACCACCAAACCGCATAGCTTCAGAAGGTTCTTCGACAGAGCAATCGGCTTGTTGACAAAAGCCAAGATCCGTCGGCGTATTGCAACCAACATGGTAGAAATCAAGACCCGTCTCCATGCGGCTGCCGACAGGCGAGCAAGGTACAAGTTTGAAGACTTTGTTGTGCGGCCTGACAGTACTGTCGTGGACTTCAGGTTGCCGGCTCTCTATGAAGATGCAAAGAATCTTGTTGGCATCGATGGCTCTGCAGAGAAGCTCACCGCTTTGCTAATGCACGGGGAAGGCGCGCAAAGGCAGCAGCTAATGGTTGTCTCGATTGCTGGAGTCGGAGGACTTGGCAAAACAACGCTTGCCAATTCAGCGTTTCAAAGACTCAGAGGAGATTTTGAGTCTCAAGCGTTTGTTTCAGTCTCCCTTAAGCCAGACATCAAGAAGATTTTCAGCAGCATTCTGCGTAGGGTTAGCGGGATGGAGTAA